A region of the Candidatus Acidiferrales bacterium genome:
TTCAACGGGACAACTGCCGATCATCTGGTTGTAGAAGAGCATATACCCATCGCAAACGTGTCTCATATTTACGTGAGCTCTGCAGGTGCAACAAACTCAATTCTGTTTCACGCACTCGACATAAACGGGCAACCGCTTAATACATATCCTTCTACGACGAAAATGCTTGCTCTCAATTTCCCTGATTTAATGTATTACAACGTTTTCGGCTTCTGCGCACCTTTGTCAGATACTGTTTATTGCTCGAATTATTCCGATAATATCTGGTTATCTGGTGCGGAGTTCGCTAACGACGCAAACAGTCTTTACTCTGTTCAGTTTGACTCAGTTTCCAGATTAGAAAAGAACATTACTCTCAGTAATGTGCCATCTGATTTCTACGCTCAAAGCGTTCATGTTGATTTTCCGCCTTATTCTGAAGGCGCGTCTAAGGAAATGGACTGCTGGAACTTGTCCCTATTTACGAACCCCCTCACCGGCCAGGTGGAGTTCTACGGCGGGTCAATGTCGAAAATTACCAGTGGATTTAAAGGTGATTGGAGCGGAGACCTTTACTTGACAAAAGACAGAAGCGAAAGGTTTGCCTTTCCGCTGCAACTAATGGCGCTTGACAGCACGCAAGCGGATTCAGCCACGTATCCCGAGTGGTTGCAAACACCTTTGGTGAAAGTTATCGACGATAGTATAGAATACTTTGGCACGGGCGAACCATTTCCCCGCATCTTGTCACCGAGTGGTGGATACTCAGACATTGGACACACGCCTTTTTTCATCAGGGATTGGTTTATGAACGAGAATTTCACTCAACCGGCTATCATTGAATCCGGTGGCTACTTCGGCGAATTTGATGAGAGCCTTGTTTCCACAGGTGACAGCGCGTTCTATTCCATTTATAATGACCAAGGAAGCGCGATTGCTTCGGGCGTTGGGTTAGGCACACCTGGCAATGGAATAACCGTTCCTCCCGGCGCTTATACGTTTCAACAGACCACTCACAATTATTTCCTCAGGGGTGTGCAGGGAGCGGCGGCGTTGACAGCCAAATTTGATTTCCGGAGATCCGATCCGAACCCTCCGATGTTCACATCGATTCGTTTGTTGAACAGCAAGGACATTGCTGTCGACTCTCTCTCAAAGAATGAGAAAGGGACCTTGATGTTTTCAGCGCTCGACATGGGGCCGGTTGTACGGCAGTTTGGCAATCTTACCTATATCAAGTTTGCTGTAGTAAACAGCGATTCTACCAAGCTGTTCTACAAAGTAAACGGCACTTCGAATTGGGTGCTCATACCGGTCACAAAAGTGTACCAGGATACTTTAGACAATATTATGTATAGTGCAGATATCACTCCGACTTCCGATTTCGATTCAGCGGGAATAGATTTAAAGATAGACGTGCAGGATCAATCGGGAAACACTTCCGAATGGCTAATGGAGCCCGGATACTGCATCGGCAGGTACGGTGCTTTGCCTAGAGTCAAAGGAAATCCCGAAGAGAACTCAACACCAACGGTTTTTGCCTTGTACCAAAATTATCCCAATCCTTTTAACCCGACAACAATCATCAATTATCAATTAGCAATGAACAGTTTCGTTACTATGAAAGTATATGACGTTCTTGGGAGAGAAGTAAAGACGCTGGTGAGTGAGCGGCAGACTGCCGGCAATCACGCAGCGAGATTCGACGCGCGCAGTCTCCCGAGCGGAGTGTATTTCTGCCGGCTGGAAGCCGGAAGCTTTAGCGATACGAAGAAGCTGCTGCTGTTGAAGTGAACGGGTATGATTGAACGATTTGCCGGCAATTCTGCGGAG
Encoded here:
- a CDS encoding S8 family serine peptidase encodes the protein MFYKVFYGAAVTVPRAMMPQIAQLSYVKKVYIDEPMKATLEQSVHQIRADSVWTKFGTKGDSVLVGIIDTGIDYTDSALGGGIGPGFKVVGGYNFINDTPDPMDDNGHGTHVAGIIAADGGGLEGVAPHAKLMALKVLDQYGGGTESTVIAGIERAVDPDNDGNDSDKVDVVNMSLGGPGNPDDPLSIAVDNAVKLAITFCIAAGNSGSFFGIGSPGAARLAITVGAVDSLDELAMFSSKGPDSTIYSIKPDVLAPGVNILSTFTRNTVFTLSGTSMATPFVTGVCTLLKSLHRNWPPATIKSAITTTAVDIDQDVMVQGAGRIDALSAAEVSSFVYPSELSFGFDSSSFSIWTIVDTMWVSNVYSQSQSFTMSFNNLLSGVSITANPSTFSLASNDSQMVMISLQVNNPIVPYPSRASSAYSGEAFLYGSKDTLHIPWAFVKMPRILFTFDLPGPTFVLTDSDYGFTDANATWNDQYNAQLQMPNGNYDLAALFNGTTADHLVVEEHIPIANVSHIYVSSAGATNSILFHALDINGQPLNTYPSTTKMLALNFPDLMYYNVFGFCAPLSDTVYCSNYSDNIWLSGAEFANDANSLYSVQFDSVSRLEKNITLSNVPSDFYAQSVHVDFPPYSEGASKEMDCWNLSLFTNPLTGQVEFYGGSMSKITSGFKGDWSGDLYLTKDRSERFAFPLQLMALDSTQADSATYPEWLQTPLVKVIDDSIEYFGTGEPFPRILSPSGGYSDIGHTPFFIRDWFMNENFTQPAIIESGGYFGEFDESLVSTGDSAFYSIYNDQGSAIASGVGLGTPGNGITVPPGAYTFQQTTHNYFLRGVQGAAALTAKFDFRRSDPNPPMFTSIRLLNSKDIAVDSLSKNEKGTLMFSALDMGPVVRQFGNLTYIKFAVVNSDSTKLFYKVNGTSNWVLIPVTKVYQDTLDNIMYSADITPTSDFDSAGIDLKIDVQDQSGNTSEWLMEPGYCIGRYGALPRVKGNPEENSTPTVFALYQNYPNPFNPTTIINYQLAMNSFVTMKVYDVLGREVKTLVSERQTAGNHAARFDARSLPSGVYFCRLEAGSFSDTKKLLLLK